The stretch of DNA GCTATTAAAATTGTATTTGAACCTAATGCCAAGTGAAGGAGGAAGTACTTTGAGGAACTTTAGCATTGTAGGGGATACCAAAACAGATTTCACTGCATTTTTTCGTCAAGGATTGGAGAAAACATTTACCACTCATGGATATGAGTATTATGAAACCCCAGTAGACGATATACGGGTGGTGTTTAACTTTATCGACCGTGACCGTGTTCGTCCTTTTAGACGACAAGCCCAGGCGACTTTCGTCGTCTCCGTTTTAGAAGAACATCTAAGAGGACCTATTGACCGTATTGATGTCCTCAAGCTCGCTTATCCTTATCTCGTCCGTTCATTATCTAACCATTTTATTCTGATCGTGCACGACGCAGAAAATGAACGCTCAACAGTGTCATTTATTACACCTGAACAGGGCTGCTACCAAGTTACATATCATGAGGATGAAGAGGAACAGTTCTTCCAAAAAGTTTATGAACGTCTAGAACCGCTAGCCACCTCAAGACTCGTGATTGATAACATTTTCAATACCGATATCCCTGAGGCGCTTTCTCATGGAGATGAAGTCACGGCCCAACTCAGTCGTTCTGGTCGTCGATTAGATGAAATGAACCTGCTTCCAGCACCATTTCCTCTAGAGGAATATGTGACACCGCGTGACTTGCGACATATCAAAAAGCTATACGGACTAGGTGGATTGAGCTACGGCAACCTTAGTGCGAGAAAAGACGAGGCGCGGTTTTGGATGAGTGCAAGTGGTGTGAATAAAGCTGATATGAAAGTCGTCGGACAAGACATGCTCCTCATCAATGGGTATGATCATGACAACAACGCCATGAAGATTAGCGTTCCTCAAGATGTACAACCTAAACGTGCTTCCGTTGATGCCATTGAACACTGGATGATCTACACAGAGCACCCTGATGTCGGTGCCATTGTACACATCCACGCCTGGATGGACGGCGTTCAAGCGACGCAAATCAACTATCCATGCGGGACCCTTGAATTAGCTGAAACTGTGGCTGAACTTGTAAGGCAGTCAGACGACCCGTCTAGAGCTGTGATCGGTCTAAAAAATCACGGCCTGACCATTACTGGTAGAAGCCTAGACGATATATTTGACCGTATTGAAGGTCGCATTTTACCACAGGTACCGATGTCTTAGTTTTTGCCTGACTTGTTTTTATGCAAACTAAAAGAAACGAATGCCTTCTCCACCGAGAAACATTGTTCTATAGTGGCTAGAAGGCATTCGTTCTGTTTTTATGGTTTATTTGTTGATACGTTTATAGATTTTAGGCACCGTTATCTAACAACCAAGCAAAAGATAAAAGTGAACTTAATGTCGGCTTGTTCTAGCTCAATGATCCTCAATGATCTGTTACTTCCAAAACAACAGCATGACAGATACTTGGAATGGATTCTTTTTGTTGGTAGGACAGAGGTGACAGCAACGCTCCTGTCGCCGCTACCAGCACCCTTCGTAGCTCTCCAGCTTGCATGCGTTTCAGGATGTGCCCGTACGTCACAGTAGCGGAACATGCACACCCACTTCCACCGGCCAGCACATTCGGGTCATCTCC from Caldalkalibacillus salinus encodes:
- a CDS encoding class II aldolase/adducin family protein → MRNFSIVGDTKTDFTAFFRQGLEKTFTTHGYEYYETPVDDIRVVFNFIDRDRVRPFRRQAQATFVVSVLEEHLRGPIDRIDVLKLAYPYLVRSLSNHFILIVHDAENERSTVSFITPEQGCYQVTYHEDEEEQFFQKVYERLEPLATSRLVIDNIFNTDIPEALSHGDEVTAQLSRSGRRLDEMNLLPAPFPLEEYVTPRDLRHIKKLYGLGGLSYGNLSARKDEARFWMSASGVNKADMKVVGQDMLLINGYDHDNNAMKISVPQDVQPKRASVDAIEHWMIYTEHPDVGAIVHIHAWMDGVQATQINYPCGTLELAETVAELVRQSDDPSRAVIGLKNHGLTITGRSLDDIFDRIEGRILPQVPMS